From Tachypleus tridentatus isolate NWPU-2018 chromosome 8, ASM421037v1, whole genome shotgun sequence, a single genomic window includes:
- the LOC143222714 gene encoding uncharacterized protein LOC143222714, whose amino-acid sequence MEVCEMDQDNDAKKINEDSAVSKAQAAESASNTVDKISKDSVYKKEKFTDGITDAVDSISENSTDTEDKAAEGPGNIVNKNSNNSAAAKNKIIENTIGDKDNTINNTVVAKSKDAKNAFDDEGKVFESTYNCEAIITEDTNGTQGKINKDIEHKENNEELIGCSMLSTKDDEGIDTRDTDNDNKIRMSIDISLNKVEKDPMKCLESGDKSSEMIKSTEYITNDDKSTGVFPPVSASDYSRKSYEKVIINKEHNESTNTKTENTCTANFTSFETPECMKEGKGYQNNFERDVDQKAQDSKNIESEGILSVVEVGPPFPENTKTEVDEEASCKVSGDADGLMELIEGVASDLLETDEVYIVSRGYDVSDLDESRDNLDNQEEKTDQCSAL is encoded by the exons ATGGAAGTTTGTGAGATGGATCAAGATAATGATGCTAAAAAGATTAATGAAGATTCAGCTGTGTCAAAAGCTCAAGCTGCTGAAAGTgctagtaatactgttgacaagaTTAGCAAAGATTcagtttataaaaaagaaaagtttactgATGGTATAACTGATGCTGTTGACAGTATTAGTGAAAACTCTACTGATACCGAAGATAAGGCTGCTGAAGGTCCTGGTAATATTGTTAACAAGAACAGTAATAACAGTGCTGCagccaaaaataaaattattgaaaatacaatTGGTGACAAAGACAATACTATTAATAATACTGTTGTTGCAAAAAGCAAGGATGCTAAAAATGCATTTGATGATGAAGGCAAAGTGTTTGAAAGTACTTATAATTGTGAAGCCATAATCACTGAAGATACTAATGGTACTCAAGGCAAAATTAACAAAGATATTGAACACAAGGAAAATAATGAAGAGCTCATTGGTTGTAGCATGCTTAGTACTAAAGATGATGAGGGTATTGACACTAGAGATACTGATAATGATAATAAGATTAGAATGAGTATTGATATTAGTCTAAATAAAGTTGAAAAAGACCCTATGAAATGTTTAGAGAGTGGTGATAAAAGTAGTGAAATGATTAAAAGTACAGAATATATTACCAACGATGACAAAAGTACGGGGGTGTTTCCACCAGTGAGTGCAAGTGATTATAGTAGAAAAAGTTATGAAAAAGTAATCATTAACAAAGAACATAATGAAAGCACAAACACCAAAACTGAGAACACCTGTACTGCAAATTTTACTAGTTTTGAAACTCCTGAATGTATGAAGGAAGGAAAaggttatcaaaataattttgagagagatgtGGATCAGAAAGCTCAAGATAGCAAAAATATTGAATCAGAAGGTATTTTATCTGTAGTCGAAGTTGGACCACCTTTTccagaaaatacaaaaactgaagtAGATGAAGAGGCCAGCTGTAAGGTGTCAGGTGATGCAGATGGTTTAATGGAATTAATTGAGGGAGTTGCCAGTGACTTGCTTGAGACAG ATGAAGTATATATAGTGAGTAGAGGCTATGATGTGAGTGATTTGGATGAATCGAGGGATAATCTTGATAATCAGGAAGAGAAAACTGATCAGTGTTCTGCATTGTGA